aggcaaaaacacaCGTACAAggtgaaacctctcgatcgagtggaatgaaaccactcgatcgaggacataacCAGCAAtccctctcgatcgaacagaaaaatTCGAACGAGGACTTCTTATATCAGCCTTCTTGATCGAGTATCAAAACAACttgatcgagtgaatcttcaaagtagaaagcattcgatcgactaataagtagtcgatcgagctatattagcacgtaggATTCCTTGACACATTCCAaggtcagctcacgcgtcttttaAGTGATAGATTACAAGCTCCAATTCCTTATTctccacaaatgcatgcaaatgagacaagtttaggctcgatttatcttctttctggtccgtacctgcaatttacacaagacaagccaaagtagactattcgggggtatttgtagctagatgctacataaatagtacagaaatgcgtgtaaaaatgaggtaaaaaccttataaaAAATACATGCAtcgggtactattacatattggcggtacgttgttaagggaggggtaccaaagtaatgtgagcacatTGTTAAGGGAGGTATGCTAAGTcatggaaaggagcacgttgtcagggagttgtgctatgagaatggagagtggattgttatcgtatgttcttgttgttagtgtttattcctactcaacctcgcggttgactgtgtattcgtgaacacatgtgatgaaccataatggggagcagatttgacaggtactaaagattagctgacttgggagctatgggatgcgtaaGAACTTGGCCAATccacctagaagtctagaccacatagattgcgagatcactttatttatttccgctgcgagttgtaattattttatattaagttttagttggtaaagttgtaataaacatgtaatcgctaagttttaatttaaagtactttggtgagttggactttgttattcactacctcgggaaaccgagatggtaacgctctcatttacttgggaatgtctagctaaaggctcctaaataaatgggggtgttacacgactcccctagactcttttATCAAATATTTTTACATCATCTTATTTACAAgttatcaaaccaaccaaacaaccaATCGTAATCGACTTTGATAGAATTCTATTCATAGCATTTCataacgcaattcccgtctcctcgTGTTCGACCCCTtatactacattcatttgtgtctagggaattcTATTTTTGATTAGGTATACGATAAGCTTATCAAAGTTCGGCGCCGTTGCCGGGTAGcacggttttattgcgtttaGAATTgttgatttttatcttgttttctcttgtcttgaggaacacttgttcttTAAGACCGTTGCTTACAAATTTCTTGAGATTGTTGTCCTATGACCAGGTCTTCCCGCATTGGAAAATTGCTTTCACCAGATTTCGAGCCCGAGGAAACCTTGCGAAGAGGACGACGTTTTTGGAAAGAAATTAAAGAAGCCGCTTCTCCCGTGCAAATTAAAAGTgcaagaaagtcttacttagaagATCTTCAAGCTTTTGAAGAGGAAGAAATTTCTAGTTCACCATCTCCAACCAAAaatatggtgaaactttccgatcattcCAAGCCCACCGCGGCTATGCTTCCAGCCGGTATCACTACTACTCAAATTACCGCCCCGGagttcgagatcaaaccggcttttattagccttgtggagaggaagcaatttgggagaagtcctttggaggattcCAATTTGCATGTTCaaaatttttgtgactattgctccatgattctGTAAACGGGAGTCACTCACACCCAAattagggaaatacttttccctttttctttgaaggacaaggcaaaactatggatcaatagccttgatcgCACCaccatgggaatcaccaattgggaaacTTTGGCTCTTgttttctatcaaaagtttttcccaccagagaaaactcaaactttgaggagccaaatcacgggattccgtcaacaagcacTTGAGAacttatatgaagcttgggaaaGGTACAAGGAGTtgcaaaggcaatgcccacatcatgggttggATGCTTGGTTctattctacaatggatgttgtacCGAGTCCCGAAgaattcttgattccgccaacaatgggtggtttgatcaaattgacaccaatattgctcatgccacgattGAATCCATGGCGAttcatgatgcccaatatgtcaattcccggaGTGCACCAATCAAAGGCAAAGAGGAAGCTTCCGACACTACCATTTTGAAAGCTCAAATCTTATTGCTCCAAGAAAAATTGGAGGCTCGAAATACGGCTTCCTCTCTTCAACAAGTCAATGCCATGTCCTCTACAAGCCATATTGTTGTTTGTGAAGGTTGCGGAGGTGCGAGTCATTGCACCGCCCTATGTCAAGCCCTTATTGAGGAGCTAAATGCTTTTCAAAGttttagacaaagttcatatccaccgAGTACATTTTCAAATACATATAACCCGAACACAAAATTTCACCAGAACTTGTCTTATAaaagcaacaatgtgcttaaccctcaaccccaaaaaaaatttgtgcctcaacctcaacaacaacaaaatgcctatgttccaCCACAACAAAGGTTCAATTacccaccgggttatcaaaatcaaaaccaacaacaaagGCCACCTCAACAAAATTTCCAACAAACCCAAGGTCCACCACCCCAAAATGCCTCACAAAACAACCAAGGGGGAGTAAACTTGAAGCCTTGGTAATGCAAATGGctaacacccaaacaaaattgtTGGGTCGAATGCAAATGAGTGACCAAGCTCATAATGCTGCAATCAAAATGCTAGAGCATCAAATGCCTCAACTAGCCGCATCTAGCTCTCAAAGAAAAACAGGTCAATTACCGCCTCATGGTGAACAACCACATGATACCATCAATGCTATtaccttgagaagtggtacaaaatATGATGAGCCATCCATGCCCAAGGTAGATGAGGAGGTACTTGTTGAATTGGAGGTTTCTCCTAAAGCTAAGAAAGGTGAAGACATTTCAAAGAAAGTGGATGAACCAATTGTGGTTGAGAAAGttaaagatgtggaggatgctcctcccaagAAAGATGTTAAAGCAAAAGCACCGGAAAAAGTGAAAGTGCCTTTCTCTCATAGATTGGCCAAACATCAAAAGGAAACTCAATTAGGTAAGttcatggaagttgtgaagaatctccaggtaaccgttccttttaccgaattaatcactcaaattcctTCTTATACTAAATTCATAaaagacattttaactaagaagaaGACTTTTGACGATGTTGAAACTATAGCATTCACCGCCGAGTGTAGTGCTCTTTTGTAAAACAACtcccctcctaagttaaaagatcccgATAGCtttccattccatgcactattggcacctatacaattgataaaactttatgtgatttaggtgcTATTGTGAATGTAATGCCTTACTCTATTTGTGATAAGCTTAACATGGGAGTCTTCAAATGTACTAGTGTCACGTTGCAAATGGCGGATCGTTCTATAAAACgccctttgggagttttggaggatgttctcgtaaaagttggtaagtttttcatttCGGTTGATTTTAatgttcttgacatggccgaagatgctcaaatcccaatcattttgggaagaccctTTCTACATaccgcgggtgcggtaattgatgtcaagaatgGTAAGTTAACTTTGGAAGTGCgtgacgataaggtcacatataattTAAATAATGTCATGAAGAGTCCAATTatagaagagtcttgttattctattgacgTTTTGGATGTTGATATTGTCATAGAAGACTCTATACCTCGATCTTTGGCTAAAGATCCTTTGGAGGCACTCTTGCTATTAGAATCATTTTcaggtgatgatgagattggaaATGAGGAGATGGATGCTTTGGAGCATGAATTGGATGGAGAAGAGCTATCATTGGAGGAAAGCTCACAATTTGTAGGTTTGGTTTCTACACCTCAATTTCTGATGCAGTGTAGGTTTACTGTGTTTTTAAATACGGTTATTTTTGGGGATGAATTAAAGCCACAAGGTTGTGTGGATGATGTAGGATTCACACCTCAAGCTACGAGTAATGCCTTTTATTATGTGCTGCATAAGCTAGCTATACCATATGCCTGAatatattttctttttttttttttagctaaGATGGCGATTGATCCCTCGCTCCTAGGTGGAGAGATCCTTGCCATTAATGTTGGTTACATAACATGATATGGCTCCTCCAAAATCATATTCCAGCACTTCCGGAAGATGACAGACCTGAACATTACATATAGTCATATACCCAGCACGTCAATTGTAATTTGATTGCTAATCGGCCTATTCCATTAAAAGGCAATTTGTTAGAGTACTTCATAAATTACGATTACACAGTGCAAACAGTTTACATACTGTGTTCCGTAGCGGAAGAATACTACGAAATCATATGTAGTAGTATATTCTGCATTTTGAGAAAATGTTCCTGGTACATGATAACCAAACTTCAAAACTGCATACTTTGCACTGATAAGAAAAATGAAATTTTCCTGATGGCTAATATCAGCAGGTAAGGGGTGAGCCTTAGTCCACGACCAAACTGGACCAGACGGAACACTAAATCTAACATTTTTCCGAACCAGAGACGGATTGAAAATGTTCAGTAACATTTGGTCCAGTCCGGTCATAGACCTAATAGGACAAAAAAGTGTTGAAATTGTCATCAAACATAATATACTCATAGTAAAGTTGAACTAAATTAGCGAACTACATTACACATTTACACCTATCCATCTTTTACTCTGAAAAAAACACTAATAGTTAATGATTTTTCCCGTATAAAAGTATATAATTATTATACAAATTGTGAAAATTaatttaaaagaaacaaaaatgTCTGGTCCATTCGGCCTAAACCAAAAATTTCCGATCCACAGACCGGACTTACAACTAAAGTGAAAAAACACGGGGACCAAGAACTAGGCCTGAATGTATTCTGCTTGGGTTTGGTCCACACTGAACAATTCCGTCCAAACCATTTTTCAAGTCCAGACCAATACGTGTTCACCCTTAGCCAGCCCTAAGGCAAAATTTCAAAAGATGCTGTCTTTTTTATCCTCCTCGTTGAAAAAAGAATTGAGAGGATTTTCCTTGTTACCTTGCATATTGCTTCCGAATTCATTGGCTCGAAAGACCGTTGAACTTGTAGTTGTGGGGGCAGGCTTTGCTACAGATATGAAGGCCACTTTTTTGTTCGAGCTAAATGTCGGCTTGTATAAGCATGGAGAAGTAGACATGGTTGAGTTATCCAGAACACCATCTGGCTCCACATTTCCCGAGTCATCTTGTTGTGGGTTTGACGAGATTAATGCTTGATCTATCTGACTGGCTTCATGGGCGAGTTTTATCGGTGATTCAGTTCGTTTCCTCTTGACAGTAGAGGCATCATCTAGACTGCTCTCGTGAGCATCATTTTTAGTGAGGTCGGGTTCATCATCTATGAAAAAAAGGCAAATCAATGTTACAAATTTCTCCACCGAAAAGCATTCATGACAAATGTAACATGTAACAAGTACTCTTAACCCACGAATAGTTACGTATTCTACTATATCCTAGACAATAGGTACATTTCATTTTTTAGGAGTGATTTGCGGGGTCAAAGGGAGAATGAATGTGGACGGACTCCACTTGAATGTGATTACATAATTATTAATCAACAAGCACACGTAAACTATATGCGGGGACAAAGGGAGTACCTAGTAATCATCATAAGGACACCCGAAGTATGAAACAAGAAACACAAGATCATATTTAAACATTCAGATTGATTAGGACCATCCATACATAAGTTAAATTAGTCATTCTCATGGGTGTTCAAAGCCTTGAAACTTTACAGAAAGAAGATCGTCAAGCCAGAATCCACGTTTACATGGAAAGGTTTATAAATAACAATATAGCCCAGAAGTACCCAGAAAATGAAAAGAACCACGATAACTTGATAAAGTTAGATTCATGTTCACGTACAGTACATCAAAAGAGGGGGAGGATGGCTGGGTTACCTTCAAGGGAAATCCCAATACTTCGATATTTTATGGACGTTTTCAAAATTTGTCCAGTTTCCGAACTTCTGTCCTCACTTATATCGACTTTGTTAGTCGTTTCTACTAAAACAAACTTATCTGTTTGCCAGGCACAATTTAATGTGACAACTTCGTCCATCATGGGATAGTACTCTCGAAAAACCTGCATCATAAAGAGGAAAATCATACAATAAGAAACATTAGTTTAAGTATACGAGGATGGTTTTGTGAGGACAAATTATTTACCTCTATTCCATCCTGGGTTATCTTAATGGACTGTTTCTTTTGAGCAAGAGAAGAAACTTCATTAAACAAAGAAACAACGTCCAGTAGCATCTGCAGTACAGAATTAAGTCAAATACCAAGCAACAGAATTAGCTTTCATCATTAAAAGGGGATAGGGTTGAATAAAAATCATGGTAAAATGAACAAACTCTGCATAGCTGACATCAAACACAGTTTTGGTTCTTACATGTCCTAGTTACATTCTAAAAATATAAAAAGTATTTACAAGAAATGGCCAAGATACCAAGCATTTCCTGTTTATTAAATTGATGAACATACAAAAGTAAAAATGAGTCTCAATATCTCATTCAGCCACGCTACGATGAATTTATGGGATCATTTTGGTCAGGTTTCCTTTCTTATTGAAAAAGGCAGGATCGTCTTGGGAGATCTCAACATAATTAGAAGTGCAGAAAATATCATTCATATATTCCTAGACTTTCCTAGGGTTTCTCCTATTCTCTCTTAGGGTTTCTCCTTCTTTTTCCTAGGTTTTTCCTTTGGTTCGAGGCACTTATTTTCGTTTCTTTCTTAATTTCGATTGTTTTTTGTGCTTGCTGcttgtttgtttgcttggttTCTCTCTCGTTTTTGCTATGCAGGGCCAGTTTAAGAGTGCAACACAGGGCCACACACGGAATGGGAAGGAGCCGTTCGATAGTCGGGAAACCTTAGCTATTGAAGCAATTGAATGGGATGATGATGGAACTGGTGGTGACGATAAGGCTAAGTTGATGCTGGTGGGCAAGATTTGGTCTTCGAAGTCGATTAATGCTAAAGCGGCGATTGATACCATGACGAGGATTTGGAATTTGCCAAACCCGGTACTGGGGAATGTTATCGATGCAAAGGAGAAACTGTTCGTTTTTCGTTTTGGTTCTGAAAGGGAGAAGGCAAAGGTGATCGAAGGACAACCGTGGCACTTCGACAAATATGCATGGTGTTTCAACGAACCAAATCTTGCTGGTAAGCTAACAGATGTGCCTCTGACTCATTTCCCAATCTGGACTCGGATTTATGATTTACCTGTCGCGGGGAGATCGAGTTTGACGAATGCTCAGAGGGTTGGGGAATGCTTAGGGTCTTTTGTCGAAGCTGATGTTGGACTGAACAATGATATCGATAGGGCAATTCGGATACGAGTTCTCCAGGACGTACAAAAACCGTTAAAAACACATGTTCCCATTAAAATGAAGACGGGTAGGATTGTAAAGTTCGACGTCAAGTATGAAAGATTGCCTTTATATTGCTATGGATGCGGATTAGTGGGGCATGGTGAGAAGGATTGTGATGACGGTCCGTATGAACAAGATGAGTTATTGTTCGGTGAATGGCTACGGGCTTCCCCGTGGAAAATTGTGAAAACGACGCAGGATACGAGTGGTAAAGCACGCAGGGATCTTAGCTCTCAATTTGAAGCTGAACAAGAGAAGGATAGGGAGGCTGATATATCGAGGATGATTGATAAACTTAAGTCTATTGCGCTGGATTTGAAAGTGAAGAAAAGTGAGGCTCGCAACATGAAAGAGGGGGCAGGTGTTGTAGGGGAGGGTGGAAGTAGCAGGGAGGGGGAGTGCAGCTCTCTCTTGTGCTCTCCAAATATACGGGTGGAAGCGGAGGGGGAGGGGGGTGAGCGTGATGAGGGAGGTAGGAGGGTGGCTGATGGGTGGATGGACAGCTCTGAGGGAGGGGTGCTGGAGAAAGTGGGTAATCTGGGAGGGCAGGAGGGGGAAGCTAGGGCAGGAGGCGGGGGAGGAACATGGAGGAGATGGGTGAGGGGAGAGCAGGTGCAGGTGAACGATACGGTGATGCTGACCATGGGCAAAAGAACGAGAGATGGTGATGAGGGAGAGGAGGCAGCGAAGAGACTAAAAGCTACGATAGACGGGGGCGTCTTGATACCCGAGGCGGAGGTTGAGGGTgctcaaccccgccgggcccaatgaataTCTTAAGCATAAATtgtcggggcttgggcaaccccgacACTGTTTCTGCCCTCCGAGAGCTTGTGCGGAGGGAAGCCCCGGCCATACTTTTTCTTCGCGAGACAAAATTGTGTGGTCGTGAAATGCGGAGAGTGAGAGAAAAGTTTGACGGGTACTATGGTATGGATGTGGATAGTATGGGAAGATCGGGGGGTCTCGCTTTCATGTGGAAGAAGGAGATTGATTGCACTTTTCAATCTGCTTCGGTTCACTATATGGATTTCATTGTGAGGGAGGAAGGTAAGGAATGGAGAGTTACGGGGTTTTATGGTTGGCCGGCAGTTGCGGATCGACACCTCTCTTGGGAGCTTCTTCGGCTGTTGGGAAGGCAATCAGCTGTGCCGTGGGTATGCATTGGTGACTTTAACGAGATTCTATTCTCAACCGAGATGAAGGGAGGGAGCCGTGCGCAGTGGCAGATGAACAATTTTCAGTCGGCTGTGGATGATTGCGGCTTGAGGGATATTCGGTGGGAAGGGTATAAATACACTTGGGATAATGGGCAGGTTGGAGATGACAATAGACAAAGCATGATTGATCGGGCGATGTGTACTGAAGAGTGGTTGGACTTATTCCCGTATGCTAAGCTCTTTCATCTTGAGCGGGAATGGTCGGACCATGCCCCTATAAAGCTCGTGTTGGACACGAGAGCAGCTGGTGAGGGTCCCTCTCGAAGCTTCAAGTTTGAGCAAATTTGGGTTGGGGAAGAGGGGTGCGAGGAAGCAGTGATCCGTGGGGTTCGAGCAGAAGGAGGGATGCTTGGCGAGTCCATTAGAGCCTGTGCACGGGAACTTCATAAGTGGAAGAAGACTAGTGTACGTAAAATTAACTATGAGATGGAGAGAAAACGCAAGCAGCTTGCCCAGCTTGCCCGTCTGTCAGAGGGTACCCGTACCGAGGAGGAGGTCCGCAAGCGTAAGAAACTGGTGGCTGAACTTGCTACTTTGCGGAGACAAGAGGAAATATATTGGCGTCAACGCTCCCGAGCTTTATGGTTGAAGGACGGGGATCGAAATACTAAGTTCTTCCATGCAAGGGCAGGCGAGAGAAAACGGAAGAATCATATCGCTAAATTGATTGATGACCAAGGGGTGGAGCGGGCTGGAAACGAAGGTGTGGCTGGGGTGGCTCTAGATTATTTCCGGAATATCTTTAAATCGTCCAGACCCACGGAATTTGAGGAGGTTCTTGACGGGCTAGCAGGCCGAGTTACGGAACAGATGAACACGGTTCTCCGAGGTGAGTATAGGGAAGAGGAAGTTGTGGAAGCTTTAAATCAGATGCATCCCCTAAAAGCACCAGGGCCTGACGGTATGAATGTCCTATTCTTTCAATCCTTCTGGCATATCATTGGACCTGAGGTGGTATCGACGGTACTGGGTATTTTGCGTGGGGAGATTGACCCGGATGAGTTTAACATGACGAACATTGTGTTAATCCCGAAGAAAAAAGCACCAAATAAAATAAGAGAGTTCAGGCCCATTAGCTTATGTAATGTGATTTATAAGCTTGTGTCGAAAGTCCTGGCGAATAGAGTGAAGATTTTTCTGAATGATATTGTTTCGGCAAATCAAAGTGCCTTTACGCCAGGGAGGTTGATCACTGATAATATTCTCATTGCGTTTGAAATGTTTCATTACATGAAGAGGTCGAGGCAAACAGAGGGATACATGGCGCTTAAATTGGACATGGCTAAGGCCTATGACAGAGTGGAGTGGGATTTCCTTAGGAGAGTGCTCGAGGTGATGGGGTTTGATCAACGGTGGGTTCGGAGGGTTATGAAGTGCGTTTCATCTGTGACCTTTTCGGTTCTGGTGAATGGGACCCCGTCTGAAGCGTTCCGACCTGAGCGAGGCTTACGTCAAGGGGACCCACTTTCCCCCTACCTCTTTATTCTTTGTGCGGAAGCTTTGTCGAATCTAatgagaagggccgtggagagtAATTCCTTACACGGGCTGCGTGTGGCTCCGTCTGCCCCGACTGTCTCACATTTGTTTTTTGCGGATGACAGTATCTTCTTTGTGCGAGCAAATGTCAATGAAGCGGATGCTATAAATAACATTCTTCGGAGGTATGAGGCAGCGTCTGGTCAGCTGGTAAATTTAGACAAAACTACGGTCTCCTTTAGTAAAGGGGTGACAGCTACGGTCAGGGAGCAGATTACGGGAAGGCTTGGGGTGGTTGAGGTCGAGGAACAAGAGAGATACTTGGGGCTTCCAACGGTCATAGGACGATCCAAAAAGGCGATAACTGACATTCTTCGAGATAAACTCAGCAAAAGATTACAAGGATGGCGCGGGAAAATTTTGTCGAGGGCTGGTAGGGAGGTTCTTATAAAGGCAGTTGCCAATTCACTTCCTACCTATGTAATGAGTGTTTTCAAAATCCCGTCGAGTTTTTGTGATGAGCTGCGGTCAATGGTTTCTCGCTTTTGGTGGGGACATGAGGAGGGGAGACGTGGTATTTCGTGGGTTGCTTGGTGGAGGATGTGTCGGCCTAAAACTGATGGGGGGCTGGGCTTCCGTGATTTTGAGCTTTTTAATAGAGCGTTGCTAGGAAAACAGGCTTGGCGACTAGTGACTTCCCCGGATTGTCTATGGGCTCGGGTAATGAAGGCGAGATATTACCCCAATTCTGATTTTTTGGCGGCAAATGTAGGGAATGGACCAAGTTACACTTGGCGTGGGATTGTGGAGGCGAGGGGAGTCCTAGACTATGGCATGCGAAGAAGAATAGGTAACGGGCATGATACTTTGGTGTGGGGGCAAGCTTGGATTCCAGGGACCCAGACTGGGAAGGTCATAACGCCTAGTGTGACGGGGATGGAAGACTTGACGGTGGCAGACTTGCTAATACCGGGGGGAGGAGGTTGGGATAGGAATTTGGTGGACTCGGTTTTCTTGCCGTTTGAGAGGGAGCGGGTTTTAAATATCCGGGTCAGCTCCCTTGCCTCCCCGGACACGTGGTTCTGGGATAAGGAAAAGGATGGGGAATACTCGGTTCGCTCGGCTTATGCGGCTTTAGCAGGTCACAGCACTAGTTCGACGGAAACTTCGAGTTGGGAAAGGGAACGATGGTTATGGAACCGGCTTTGGAAAATTCCTGTGTGGCCCCGTGTCAAGCTTTTCTTCTGGCAATTGTGTAGCGAAGCGATAGCGACATCAGACAATATAGCAGCTCGGACCAAAGGTGAGATCTCTCCTTGTTATTTTTGCTCCTCTGATAACGAAtcttgtttacatttgtttcgaaATTGTAGTGTGGCGGCTTGGGTGTGGGAGGGACTGGGCCTTAATTGTGCCGAGGAGGGGGAAGGTGGTGGGTTACGGGAATGGATAGAGGCGTGCTGGGGTAATCTTTCCATGGATGATTGCGGGAAATTTATGCTTGGTTGTTGGGCAATATGGGAGTGCCGAAACAAGTGTGTGTTTGAAGGAGCAAGGGTGGAGCCAGAAAGGATCATTAAGAGAGTGAGGGATGTGATGGTCGAGATGGGGGAGGCCGAGGTTGATAGCAGGAGACGGAGGGGCAGAGAGAGACGGGAGGTAGCTAATGAGGAAAGTGAAGGTTGGCAGCCGGCAAGAGGAGAGTATGTCAAACTGAATGTTGATGCGGGGGTTAAGGAAGGTGAGGGGGTGGGTACTGGTGCCGTGTGCAGGGACGGACAGGGAAACATTCTTTGGGGAGTGTCCGTCGCGCGTGAGGTTACTTGGGACCCAGGAATAGCGGAAGCGGTGGCGGTCTTAGACGGTTTACAGGAGGCCTTGGCTAAAGGACACCAACACGTGATGCTCGAGAGTGACTGTTTACAAGTTATCGAAGCACTGAAGGGACGAAGCAAGGGACGAAGTACCTTATCGTTGGCTGTGGATGACATTCTTGCTTTTTGTAATAATTTTCAGTCGGTCTTGTGGTCACATACTAGTCGTGTAAACAATTGTGTCGCTCATGCCTTGGCACATGCTATTCCTAGAGTTGATGGTAGAGTAGAGTGGTCTGATGTTCTTCCTCCGGCTGCGCATACAGCGGCTCTTTTTGATTTATCTTTAATGAAGTAATGCC
The Silene latifolia isolate original U9 population chromosome 11, ASM4854445v1, whole genome shotgun sequence genome window above contains:
- the LOC141612215 gene encoding uncharacterized protein LOC141612215 isoform X3, producing the protein MEDLLDCCFNVITARKPKAKAHFLETLKKRKCDNGTFNFMERLLGVARLLSEMVEPILKTAIEISTLFARSFFMGFSLMILALLGRLRVLVQQMLLDVVSLFNEVSSLAQKKQSIKITQDGIEVFREYYPMMDEVVTLNCAWQTDKFVLVETTNKVDISEDRSSETGQILKTSIKYRSIGISLEDDEPDLTKNDAHESSLDDASTVKRKRTESPIKLAHEASQIDQALISSNPQQDDSGNVEPDGVLDNSTMSTSPCLYKPTFSSNKKVAFISVAKPAPTTTSSTVFRANEFGSNMQGNKENPLNSFFNEEDKKDSIF
- the LOC141612215 gene encoding uncharacterized protein LOC141612215 isoform X2 yields the protein MEFWTELFTKIRISTEGAPTFTTFLSLKKRKCDNGTFNFMERLLGVARLLSEMVEPILKTAIEISTLFARSFFMGFSLMILALLGRLRVLVQQMLLDVVSLFNEVSSLAQKKQSIKITQDGIEVFREYYPMMDEVVTLNCAWQTDKFVLVETTNKVDISEDRSSETGQILKTSIKYRSIGISLEDDEPDLTKNDAHESSLDDASTVKRKRTESPIKLAHEASQIDQALISSNPQQDDSGNVEPDGVLDNSTMSTSPCLYKPTFSSNKKVAFISVAKPAPTTTSSTVFRANEFGSNMQGNKENPLNSFFNEEDKKDSIF
- the LOC141612215 gene encoding uncharacterized protein LOC141612215 isoform X4, with the translated sequence MERLLGVARLLSEMVEPILKTAIEISTLFARSFFMGFSLMILALLGRLRVLVQQMLLDVVSLFNEVSSLAQKKQSIKITQDGIEVFREYYPMMDEVVTLNCAWQTDKFVLVETTNKVDISEDRSSETGQILKTSIKYRSIGISLEDDEPDLTKNDAHESSLDDASTVKRKRTESPIKLAHEASQIDQALISSNPQQDDSGNVEPDGVLDNSTMSTSPCLYKPTFSSNKKVAFISVAKPAPTTTSSTVFRANEFGSNMQGNKENPLNSFFNEEDKKDSIF
- the LOC141612215 gene encoding uncharacterized protein LOC141612215 isoform X1, which codes for MELVEGRLKSFVSQLQVENGILDRIVYKNKNQHRRCSYFHYLLKVRRYLKILTTIHMEDLLDCCFNVITARKPKAKAHFLETLKKRKCDNGTFNFMERLLGVARLLSEMVEPILKTAIEISTLFARSFFMGFSLMILALLGRLRVLVQQMLLDVVSLFNEVSSLAQKKQSIKITQDGIEVFREYYPMMDEVVTLNCAWQTDKFVLVETTNKVDISEDRSSETGQILKTSIKYRSIGISLEDDEPDLTKNDAHESSLDDASTVKRKRTESPIKLAHEASQIDQALISSNPQQDDSGNVEPDGVLDNSTMSTSPCLYKPTFSSNKKVAFISVAKPAPTTTSSTVFRANEFGSNMQGNKENPLNSFFNEEDKKDSIF